CCCTGAACTTCGCCACCAGGATCATGTCGCTTCCGGTGGGCATCTTCGCCGGAGCAGTGGCGACGGCCGTTTACCCCTTCCTCTCCGAACAGGCATCCAAGCAGGACTTTGGTCAGCTGAGGCGCACCTTTTCGGAAGGATTGCGTCTGCTTTGGTTCATCGTCATTCCGATCACCGCTGGACTGCTGGTCCTGAGCGAACCCGTTGTCAGGTTACTTTTCGAGCGGGGTGCCTTCGACGCCACTGCTACCCAGATGACGACCGTGGCGCTTTTCTACTACTCGCTGGGCATCGTAGCGCACACCGCGAACGTGATGATCGTGCGAGTCTACTTTGCGATGCAAGACACGATAACTCCGATCAAACTCGGCCTGTGGGCCATTGCCTTGAACATCGTCCTCAACCTGATTCTCGTGCGGTACATGGACCATGCCGGACTGGCGCTGGCGAGCAGCCTCGCGGCGGGACTCAACTTCCTAATGCTCGCCTTCTATCTGCGTCGCAAGCTCGAACACCTAGATGGTGGACGCATCCTGCGCTCCACAATGAAGGCGATGGCTTCAGCCGTGGCGATGTCGGCTGTGGTGTGGGCAGGGTATGTCTACAGTCGGCCACTCTTGGACATGACGCAGACGACTGACCAGGCGGCCCAGCTGGCAGGCCTGATGGTATTCGGAGCGGCGGTCTACTTCGGAGTGGCGGCGCTGCTCAAGACCGAGGAACTGACCAACCTGATCGACAGAGTCAAGGCGAAGCTGTTCCGCCCGAAGCCTCAAGCCTAGGAGACGCAGCTGGGGACTCCGGGTCTACCCGCCAACCACACTGGGTCCGAGCCTACAAGTGCGCCCGAGCGTCGAGTCGCACCTGGCGATGGGGTCGAGCAGTCCGAGGCGCCCACCACCGCCAACGTCTGCCGAGAAGACCTCCCTCAGGGCCGAGTACACATGACACAGGGGCAGACCTGCGACGTTCTGGAAACAGTCACCAGGCCCCACTTCGGCGATCTGGTTCTCGATGTTGTACGCCCCCGCGCATCCGAGATACTCCCCGCTCGCCAGCCAGCGGTTGATGCGTTCGGGGGGCAGCGCTCGCATGCGGACTTCGCTTACGACCGCGAACCGCACGCTGAAGTCGCTGGCACGATGGCGCATCGCGCACCCGGTCACGACCTGATGGGTGCGGTCTGCAAGCGCCGCCAGCATCCGACGAGCATCCGCTTCGTCGGTAGGCTTTCCAAGTAGCTCTCCGTCGAGAACCACGATTGTGTCGAAAGCCATGACCAGGCTGTTGTCAGTGACGGTAGCACCCGCTGCTTCGAGCTTCTCTAAGGCGAGTGAAATCGCAAGAGCCGGCGAGTCGAGCGCTAGGGGAGAGTCGAGTGATTCCGGCGAATCGGTGGCCAACACTTGGTAGCGGAGGCCGAGCCAGGCGAGTAGTCGCCTTCGGCGAGGCGAAGCGCTCGCCAAGACTATATTCTCCAGAGAGACTGCCATGCGCCAAATGATAGCATTCGTTAAGTCGTCCTCCAGTATAATGAGCAGGCGACGGGCGAACTGGACTTTTCGTCGGGATAGTTCGGCGAGTTAGGAGGCGAGTGCCTGTGGGCTCCAAGGATAGCCCGAGTGTTCCGGTAGTCATCGAGCGCTTTGTGAAGCAACTCGTGATCACAATGAAGGCTGTTACGCTCTATCCAATCTCCAGTAGCGTTCCACGCGAAAACGCCGATGAGATCGTAAAGCTACTAGACCAGATATTCAGCAAGCACGCCAACATGAACTTGGTCGTGTCAAAAAAAGGGCTGATCTTCGAAGGGCAAGTCGTCTTCGAGGGCAAGTCCGCATTCGAGTCTTTCGCCAAGGAGCTGTACAAGCGCCGCATAGCTGAGGTGCGCTTTCATCCAGGGACGGCCTCCTCCGATGTGCTCGTCTTCCTTGAGGCACTCAAAGCGATGCCCTCCGACCTGTTCGCGGCTGGCGGAGTTGAGACCAGACTGTGGGACGGAGGCGTCCACTCCATCACCGTCATCGAAGCCACCACTCTCATCGTTGAGAGTGACATGGCCACAGAGTCTGCGAGCGAAGCAGATTCCGAGGAGTGGCCGCCAGCCCCTTCACAGGTGGGAGAGATACTGGAGGCTGCCAGCGCCGGAAGGCCAAGGGACCAGAGGATCCTTGTGAGGATCCTCGGCGACAAGCAGGTTATAAGCGGCTACTTCACCGAGACCACCGCTGATCGAGGGATCGATCCGGCGGAGGTAGCTCGCAGCCTGAGAATCGAGCAATTAGCGCAGGCAGCGAACGGCGCAAAGGACTCTGAGCGCACATCCAATCTCAGGAATCTCGCCGAGGCCATCATGGAGTTAAGCGCAGAGGTCCGGTATGCTGCGCTCTCCCATGTGCTATTGCCTGGCGTTCGCACCGACGATGCGATTGCCAATCTGGTTAGGCAGATGGACGTTGACGAGTTGTTCCGCGTCCTGACAGAGGGCTCCGATCGTCGTGCCGCTTCGGCAGCCGGAATCGCTAGGGCCATTCGCAACCTGGTGTACCTTTCCCAAGCTTCTCGCGAGGATATTCTGGGTTCGGCAGGAGCTGCGATGCTAACAGCCGGTTACTCTCCCGCCGAGACGCAGGCGATACTCGAAGAAGCGGTGCCGACTCGCCTGAAGATCGCAGACAACGGGTCGCAAACCAACGCTGATTCTGAGTCGCTCTCAATACTTGAGTTGCTGGAACTCACTCCTAAGATGACAGTCGGAGACTTTATGGACGACTCCGCCGTCACATCTTTGCAGGAGGAGGCCCTTGCGGGAATCACCGATGGCGACGTGGTCTTCACCATGGCGCTCATAGTCGCCTCGGAGGTTACGGGTGAAGGGTTCTCGTCGATGATGTCACAGCTCGAAGACAACCTTGAGGTGACGATCGCGCGTGGAGATTACCAAGTCGCTGCAGATGTGG
This genomic stretch from Actinomycetota bacterium harbors:
- a CDS encoding HEAT repeat domain-containing protein translates to MGSKDSPSVPVVIERFVKQLVITMKAVTLYPISSSVPRENADEIVKLLDQIFSKHANMNLVVSKKGLIFEGQVVFEGKSAFESFAKELYKRRIAEVRFHPGTASSDVLVFLEALKAMPSDLFAAGGVETRLWDGGVHSITVIEATTLIVESDMATESASEADSEEWPPAPSQVGEILEAASAGRPRDQRILVRILGDKQVISGYFTETTADRGIDPAEVARSLRIEQLAQAANGAKDSERTSNLRNLAEAIMELSAEVRYAALSHVLLPGVRTDDAIANLVRQMDVDELFRVLTEGSDRRAASAAGIARAIRNLVYLSQASREDILGSAGAAMLTAGYSPAETQAILEEAVPTRLKIADNGSQTNADSESLSILELLELTPKMTVGDFMDDSAVTSLQEEALAGITDGDVVFTMALIVASEVTGEGFSSMMSQLEDNLEVTIARGDYQVAADVASILGGLLADPEFPAERVARVRAAFNRLAGIKEMAAIAMAVRVYGDGTPEHDACLRLLDALGDSAIRPLLEALADEPDRAARKTLVDLIAARADFGLDSLGAHAGDSRWYFVRNVVHILGRTRRAEILGYLEKTLRHSDPRVRRETIRALFGVKTKAAEEMLVASLRDSDVSNVQLAARYLGMAHVVIAVPALKQVAAGEGMGNREMPARIEAIGALGAIGSKDAVPLLEELLGRRSLRGAARLRELKVAAEEALIAINNQDHQPGRDAQ
- a CDS encoding Maf family protein, coding for MASASPRRRRLLAWLGLRYQVLATDSPESLDSPLALDSPALAISLALEKLEAAGATVTDNSLVMAFDTIVVLDGELLGKPTDEADARRMLAALADRTHQVVTGCAMRHRASDFSVRFAVVSEVRMRALPPERINRWLASGEYLGCAGAYNIENQIAEVGPGDCFQNVAGLPLCHVYSALREVFSADVGGGGRLGLLDPIARCDSTLGRTCRLGPSVVGG